From Aquabacter sp. L1I39, the proteins below share one genomic window:
- a CDS encoding cupin domain-containing protein, which translates to MSEGKTVKLGSEDESALTAEAPSEPAAEGSAREQVGAMIRRIRKEKGVSLQELAQMSGVSVGMLSQVERDLANPSLRVLTSIRNALGLPASAFFSETAPPPAKDPAFVRRVDQRPRLELGYLSKELLSAGTPHNLQMMILHIPVGSSSGDKPMRYPAEKAGFVLSGEFILRVGEEEAHLMEGDSFVFDSSIPHSFSNPGTELAKVLWIIGSISVDRHL; encoded by the coding sequence TTGAGTGAAGGAAAGACCGTGAAGCTGGGGTCTGAGGACGAGAGCGCCCTCACGGCGGAAGCGCCGTCCGAGCCGGCCGCCGAGGGGTCCGCCCGCGAGCAAGTGGGCGCCATGATCCGGCGCATCCGCAAGGAAAAGGGCGTGTCGCTCCAGGAATTGGCGCAGATGTCCGGCGTGTCGGTCGGCATGCTGAGCCAGGTGGAGCGGGACCTCGCCAACCCTTCGCTGCGCGTCCTCACCTCCATCCGCAACGCGCTCGGTCTGCCCGCCAGCGCCTTCTTCTCCGAGACTGCCCCGCCGCCGGCGAAGGATCCCGCCTTCGTGCGCCGCGTGGACCAGCGCCCGCGCCTGGAGCTCGGCTATCTCAGCAAGGAGCTGCTCTCCGCCGGCACGCCGCACAATCTGCAAATGATGATCCTGCACATTCCGGTCGGCAGTTCCTCCGGCGACAAGCCTATGCGCTATCCGGCGGAAAAGGCCGGCTTCGTTCTGTCCGGCGAGTTCATCCTGCGGGTGGGCGAAGAAGAGGCGCACCTGATGGAGGGCGACAGCTTCGTCTTCGACAGCTCCATCCCCCATTCCTTCTCCAATCCCGGCACGGAACTTGCCAAAGTGCTGTGGATCATCGGCTCCATCTCCGTCGACCGACACCTTTAA
- a CDS encoding extracellular solute-binding protein, translated as MSGRTGQWLHAAIGAASIAGLWSGLASPASAADLVVGVFGGIWEKAYRECVVAPFEAKTGKKVDLVLGSPPQWLNQIAANPSKPPLDVMMVTGDVAFDAINRGLVDQFTLEKVPNLAKLAKRFTDVGDGYGVAHNYGSMGLIYNKATVKTPPKDWKEFVEGTASGKWRASAPSINYTGGGSPFIVYQLSTLYGGGLDNIQPGLAQAKRMLDSGNLTLWTDPNQVLNDLKSGEIDMAAYWDGRAWAFIDDNNSGYGYTTPAPGGMAGITWVQKPKNSSDLAWELINFDLDAKQQGCFGSKVRYGTPNVDAVYDPKVAHEITKIDEIIIPPFKDLPPRQANWLEQWNKTIGR; from the coding sequence ATGAGCGGACGTACGGGTCAATGGCTCCACGCGGCGATCGGCGCCGCTTCCATCGCCGGCCTCTGGTCCGGCCTCGCCAGCCCGGCCAGCGCCGCCGACCTGGTGGTCGGCGTGTTCGGCGGCATCTGGGAGAAGGCCTACCGGGAATGCGTCGTCGCCCCCTTCGAGGCCAAGACCGGCAAGAAGGTGGACCTCGTCCTCGGCTCGCCGCCCCAGTGGCTGAACCAGATCGCCGCCAACCCCTCCAAGCCCCCCCTCGACGTCATGATGGTGACCGGCGATGTTGCCTTCGACGCCATCAATCGCGGTCTGGTGGACCAGTTCACCCTGGAGAAGGTGCCCAACCTGGCCAAGCTCGCCAAGCGCTTCACGGACGTGGGCGACGGCTATGGCGTCGCCCACAATTACGGCTCCATGGGGCTCATTTATAATAAAGCGACGGTGAAGACCCCGCCCAAGGATTGGAAGGAATTCGTCGAGGGCACCGCCTCCGGCAAGTGGCGCGCCTCGGCGCCCTCCATCAATTATACGGGCGGCGGCTCGCCCTTCATCGTCTACCAGCTCTCCACCCTCTATGGCGGCGGCCTCGACAACATCCAGCCGGGCCTTGCCCAGGCCAAGCGCATGCTGGACAGCGGCAATCTCACCCTGTGGACCGATCCCAACCAGGTGCTCAACGACCTGAAGAGCGGCGAGATCGACATGGCCGCCTATTGGGACGGCCGCGCCTGGGCCTTCATCGACGACAACAATTCCGGCTACGGCTACACCACCCCCGCCCCCGGCGGCATGGCCGGCATCACTTGGGTGCAGAAGCCCAAGAATTCGTCGGATCTGGCCTGGGAGCTGATCAATTTCGATCTGGATGCCAAGCAGCAAGGCTGCTTCGGCTCCAAGGTGCGCTACGGCACGCCCAATGTGGACGCGGTCTACGACCCCAAGGTCGCCCACGAGATCACCAAGATCGACGAGATCATCATCCCACCCTTCAAGGATCTGCCGCCCCGCCAGGCCAATTGGCTGGAGCAGTGGAACAAGACCATCGGCCGCTGA
- a CDS encoding hydantoinase/oxoprolinase family protein, with translation MGYRVGVDIGGSFTDFALFDEETKTLQSLKVFSRPDQPGAEVLEGVRSLKERYGIAPQDIVYFTHGTTVGVNTVVQRKGLKLALFTTEHFRDVLELARLKIPDMYSLLSKRPEPLISRDMVFGIPGRMLPDGSVETKLDTQAVEAAALAAKAAGAEGIVISFLHSYRDGALELEAKAIIEKVVPDVPAFCSCETWPIIREYERTITAVIGGYVQPRVSHYLGSLQQALKDVGVPADPRLTKSNGGIMTAEQGKQQCVQMILSGTASGVIGASHVAKLCGLERCMSLDIGGTTADVALIMDGQPQYGVGERIGDFQIFIPSVSVSSIGEGGGSIAWVDKLGVLKVGPESAGSRPGPACYGRGGTRATITDAFVSTGLVGHSDLGYNAVQVDKDKARAVVGELADKLGRTVEETAEAIIQIAVSGMYSEVSGLLSRFGVDPRDFSMLAFGGAGPMMACFLARELKMREVVVPLTPGVLSALGGLIADLKNDFIKTLYLDLSPEAPGVLQETYKDLSKSALSWLKDEQGYDGPYRFVLSAEMRYRGQSFELDAPLTQEMVDAGDLDAIREAFHLAHERMYGHADRKAAVQLITARLVVIGETEKPDLPRHELVPGIAKASGTAEVFLDGAKRTVDLYRRADLKPGETFAGPCVVMQDDCTTVVPGGFVVTVDAYANLRIAQGDLA, from the coding sequence ATGGGGTACCGGGTTGGGGTCGATATCGGTGGGTCCTTCACCGACTTCGCCCTGTTCGATGAAGAGACCAAGACCCTCCAGTCGCTGAAAGTCTTCTCCCGCCCGGACCAGCCGGGCGCCGAGGTGCTGGAGGGCGTGCGCTCCCTGAAGGAACGCTACGGTATCGCGCCGCAGGACATCGTCTATTTCACCCACGGCACCACGGTGGGCGTGAACACAGTGGTGCAGCGCAAGGGCCTGAAGCTCGCTTTGTTCACCACCGAGCATTTCCGCGATGTCCTGGAACTGGCCCGGCTGAAGATCCCGGACATGTATTCGCTGCTCTCCAAGCGGCCCGAGCCCCTGATCAGCCGCGACATGGTGTTCGGCATTCCCGGCCGCATGCTCCCCGACGGCTCGGTGGAAACCAAGCTGGACACGCAAGCCGTCGAAGCGGCGGCGCTGGCCGCCAAGGCAGCGGGCGCGGAAGGCATCGTCATTTCCTTCCTGCATTCCTATCGCGACGGCGCGCTGGAGCTTGAGGCAAAGGCCATCATCGAGAAGGTGGTGCCGGACGTCCCGGCCTTCTGCTCCTGCGAGACCTGGCCCATCATCCGCGAATATGAGCGCACCATCACCGCCGTCATCGGCGGCTATGTGCAGCCCCGCGTCTCCCATTATCTCGGCTCGCTGCAACAGGCGTTGAAGGACGTGGGCGTGCCCGCCGACCCGCGCCTGACCAAGTCCAATGGCGGCATCATGACCGCCGAGCAGGGCAAGCAGCAATGCGTGCAGATGATCCTGTCGGGCACCGCCTCCGGCGTCATCGGCGCCAGCCATGTGGCGAAGCTCTGCGGCCTTGAGCGCTGCATGAGCCTCGACATTGGCGGCACCACCGCCGACGTGGCCCTCATCATGGACGGCCAGCCGCAATATGGCGTCGGCGAGCGCATTGGCGACTTCCAGATCTTCATTCCCTCGGTCTCGGTGAGCTCCATCGGCGAGGGCGGCGGCTCCATCGCCTGGGTGGACAAGCTGGGCGTGCTGAAGGTCGGCCCGGAAAGCGCCGGCTCCCGTCCCGGTCCCGCCTGCTATGGGCGCGGCGGCACGCGGGCGACCATCACGGACGCCTTCGTCTCCACCGGCCTCGTGGGCCATTCGGACCTCGGCTACAACGCCGTGCAGGTGGACAAGGACAAGGCCCGCGCGGTGGTGGGCGAGCTGGCCGACAAGCTCGGCCGCACGGTGGAGGAGACCGCCGAGGCGATCATCCAGATCGCCGTCTCGGGCATGTATTCGGAAGTCTCGGGCCTCCTCTCCCGCTTCGGCGTCGATCCGCGCGACTTCTCCATGCTGGCCTTTGGTGGCGCCGGTCCCATGATGGCCTGCTTCCTCGCCCGCGAGTTGAAGATGCGCGAGGTGGTGGTGCCCCTCACCCCCGGCGTGCTCAGCGCGCTCGGCGGCCTCATCGCCGACCTGAAGAACGACTTCATCAAGACGCTCTATCTGGACCTGTCGCCGGAGGCCCCCGGCGTGCTCCAGGAGACCTACAAGGATCTTTCCAAGAGCGCGCTGTCCTGGCTGAAGGACGAGCAGGGCTATGACGGCCCCTATCGCTTCGTGCTCTCCGCCGAGATGCGCTATCGCGGCCAGTCTTTCGAGCTGGACGCCCCCCTCACCCAGGAGATGGTGGATGCGGGCGACCTCGACGCCATCCGCGAGGCTTTCCACCTCGCCCATGAGCGCATGTATGGCCATGCGGACCGCAAGGCCGCCGTGCAGCTCATCACCGCGCGCCTGGTGGTCATCGGCGAGACCGAAAAGCCGGACCTGCCCCGCCACGAGCTCGTGCCGGGCATCGCCAAGGCCTCCGGCACGGCAGAGGTGTTCCTGGACGGGGCCAAGCGCACCGTGGACCTTTATCGCCGCGCGGACCTGAAGCCGGGCGAGACCTTCGCCGGCCCCTGCGTCGTCATGCAGGACGACTGCACAACGGTGGTGCCGGGCGGCTTCGTCGTCACCGTCGACGCCTATGCCAATCTGCGCATTGCCCAGGGAGACCTCGCATGA
- a CDS encoding ABC transporter ATP-binding protein gives MSSVPLSIRGISKRYEAVQALKPLDLEVKAGEMLALLGPSGCGKTTTLRAIAGFEIPDTGSIHIGERDVTDLPPNKRDLGMVFQNYSLFPHMSVGENVAFGLKMRGVSRLDRDTKAHAMLELVGLGTYADRQVHQLSGGQQQRVALARSLVTDPKVLLLDEPLGALDKNLRERMQFELREIQRRLGITSILVTHDQEEALTMSDRIAVMSAGEIVQIGGPTEVYERPKNRFVSEFLGTANIFEGTVLAADDPRAIRVALGSGAGEGLISAAAPLAAGRKVSFVVRPERLSLGAPEAGLVQARVRDWVFRGPYVAYELDCATHDVPLVAYSQTRHALPKGTDVGLSWDADSAVLIEERA, from the coding sequence ATGAGCAGCGTGCCCCTTTCCATCCGCGGCATCAGCAAGCGCTACGAGGCGGTGCAGGCGCTCAAGCCCCTCGACCTGGAGGTGAAGGCGGGCGAGATGCTGGCCCTGCTCGGCCCCTCCGGCTGCGGCAAGACCACCACGCTGCGTGCCATTGCAGGCTTCGAGATCCCCGATACCGGGTCGATCCATATCGGCGAGCGCGATGTCACCGACCTGCCGCCCAACAAGCGCGACCTCGGCATGGTCTTTCAGAACTATTCCCTGTTCCCGCACATGAGCGTGGGCGAGAACGTGGCGTTCGGGCTCAAGATGCGCGGCGTCTCCCGTCTCGATCGCGACACCAAGGCCCACGCCATGCTGGAACTGGTGGGCCTCGGCACCTATGCGGACCGCCAGGTGCATCAATTGTCCGGCGGCCAGCAGCAGCGCGTGGCGCTCGCCCGCTCGCTGGTCACCGACCCCAAGGTGCTGCTGCTGGACGAGCCCCTGGGCGCGCTGGACAAGAATCTGCGCGAGCGCATGCAGTTCGAATTGCGCGAGATCCAGCGGCGGCTCGGCATCACCTCCATCCTGGTCACCCACGACCAGGAGGAAGCGCTCACCATGTCTGACCGTATCGCCGTCATGTCGGCGGGCGAGATCGTGCAGATTGGCGGGCCGACCGAGGTCTATGAGCGGCCGAAGAACCGCTTCGTGTCGGAGTTTCTCGGCACCGCCAACATCTTCGAGGGCACGGTGCTGGCCGCCGACGATCCCCGCGCCATCCGCGTCGCGCTGGGGTCCGGCGCGGGCGAGGGGCTGATCAGCGCCGCCGCGCCGCTTGCCGCTGGACGCAAGGTGTCGTTCGTGGTGCGGCCCGAGCGCCTGTCGCTGGGTGCGCCGGAAGCGGGCCTCGTGCAGGCGCGGGTGCGCGACTGGGTCTTCCGCGGTCCCTATGTGGCCTATGAGCTGGATTGCGCCACCCATGACGTGCCGCTGGTGGCCTATAGCCAGACCCGCCACGCCCTTCCCAAGGGCACGGATGTGGGCCTCTCCTGGGATGCGGACAGCGCCGTCCTGATCGAGGAGCGGGCATGA